From the genome of Parasteatoda tepidariorum isolate YZ-2023 chromosome X1, CAS_Ptep_4.0, whole genome shotgun sequence, one region includes:
- the LOC107439413 gene encoding uncharacterized protein, which translates to MINKFTLYCTAVKLLLFANESNGYVALHLGEECQYDMQCLKSDPNSYCSSYSLRFLCVCKNNYRVSLVNNTERCIYSSYTEDEREGLTAAPIILCFLVCVLVEAFCLLAFRYWKKRRRTSVTRHGALHLQTVTLSEFSRFSHSRSDPIVSFAIAPAMDSVISSTHLASPPPYSQTVIVDTSLVSQREEPPPPYDEAVKQYTAFTKLSSEEYNHRKLSF; encoded by the exons atgataaataaattcacTTTATACTGTACAGCTgtgaaattacttttgtttgcGAACGAGAGCAATGGATATGTAG CTCTGCATCTTGGAGAAGAATGCCAATATGATATGCAGTGTCTTAAAAGTGACCCTAACAGCTATTGTTCTTCATACAGTCTACGCTTCTTATGtgtctgtaaaaataattacagagtTAGTCTTGTAAATAATACTGAAAGATGTATTTAta GTAGTTATACTGAAGATGAACGTGAAGGATTGACTGCTGCTCccataattttatgctttttagtATGTGTTTTAGTTGAAGCTTTTTGCCTGTTGGCATTCCGTTACTGGAAAAAACGAAG gcGTACTAGTGTAACAAGACATGGAGCTTTGCACTTACAAACAGTCACACTCTCTGAATTTTCTAGATTTTCTCATAGTCGAAGTGACCCTATTGTTTCATTTGCAATTGCTCCTGCTATGGACTCTGTAATTTCTA GCACTCATTTGGCTTCTCCGCCACCTTATAGTCAGACTGTTATTGTTGATACAAGTCTTGTTTCACAGAGAGAA GAGCCTCCTCCGCCATATGATGAGGCTGTTAAACAATATACTGCATTCACAAAGCTTTCTTCTGAAGAGTATAATCACCGTAAATTGTCTTTCTGA